Below is a window of Synechococcus sp. RSCCF101 DNA.
GAGCATCTGCTGGCGGCCCTCGCCGGCTGCGGTGTGACCCAGGCCCGACTGATCGTGCAGGGGGAGGAGGTGCCGCTGCTGGATGGCTCGGCCCAGCCCTGGGTGGAGGCGATCGCCGAAGCGGGCCTGGCCCCTCTGGCGGAGCCCCCCACACGTCCGGTGGTGCGGGAACCGCTCACGGTGCAGGAGGGCACGTCGTTCGTCACGGCGCTGCCCTCCGATCGTCTGCGCATCGCCGTGGGCGTCGACTATCCCCAGGCGGCGATCGGCCGCCAGTTGGTCAGCTTCACCCTCACCCCCGAGGTGTTCGTGCGTGAGGTGGCCCCGGCCCGCACCTTCGGCTTCCGGGAGCAGCTCGAGCAGTTGCGGGCGGCCGGGCTGATCCGCGGCGGCAGCCTGGAGAATGCCCTGGTCTGCGATGGCGACCGCTGGGTCAATCCGCCCCTGCGCCAGCCCGATGAACCGGCGCGCCATAAGCTGCTGGACCTGTTGGGGGATCTGGCTCTGGTGGGTCTGCCGCGGGCCCAGGTGTTCGCCTTCCGCGCCTCCCACACCCTTCACACCCGCCTGGCCGCCGCCCTGGCGGCGTCCCCATCGCCTGAACCGATCGCTTCGTGACCGCGCCGTCCACCACCCCCTGCCTGCTCTCGAGTGAAGCGATCCAGGGCCTGCTGCCCCATCGCTACCCCTTCGCCCTGGTGGACCGGGTGATCGCCCACGAGCCCGGCAAGCGGGCCGTGGCGCTCAAGAACGTGACCGTGAATGAGCCCCAGTTCCAGGGGCATTTCCCCGGCCGCCCCCTGATGCCGGGGGTCCTGATCGTGGAGGCGATGGCCCAGGTGGGGGGGCTGATCGTCACCCAGATGCCTGATCTGCCCAAGGGCCTGTTCGTGTTCGCCGGGATCGACGGGGTGCGCTTCCGCCATCCGGTGGTGCCGGGTGATCAGTTGCTGATCACCTGTGAGCTGCTCAGCCTGAAACGGCGCCGGTTCGGCAAAGTGAAGGCTGAAGCCACGGTGGAGGACAAGCTGGTGTGCTCGGGGGAGCTGATGTTCTCGCTGGTGGACTGATCGATGACTCCGTCGGCCCTGCAGACCCGGGTTCACCCCACCGCCATCGTTGATCCCCGCGCCCAGCTGGGGGTTGGGGTGGAGATCGGGCCCTACGCGATCATCGGCCCGGAAGTGAGCCTCGGCGATGGCTCTTCCATCGGTCCGCATGTGGTGATCGAGGGTCGGGTCACCATGGGCAGCCGCAACCGGGTGTTCCCCGGTGCCTGCATCGGCCTGGAGCCGCAGGATCTCAAATACAGCGGTGCGCCCACCGAGGTGGTGATGGGTGATGACAACAGCATCCGTGAGTGCGTGACCATCAACCGGGCCACCCATGAGGGGGAGCGCACCCAGCTGGGCAGCGGCAACCTGCTGATGGCCTACAGCCACCTCGGTCACAACTGCCTGCTCGGCGACCGGGTGGTTATCGCCAACAGCGTGGCCGTGGCGGGCCACGTGCACATCGACGACCGGGCCGTGATCGGTGGTGTGCTGGGCATCCACCAGTTCGTTCACATCGGCCGGCTGGCCATGGTGGGCGGGATGAGTCGCATCGACCGCGACGTGCCGCCCTTCTCGATCGTGGAGGGGCACCCCGGGCGTGTGCGGGGTCTCAACCGCATCGGCCTGCGGCGCAGCGGTCTGGCCCAGGCGGATGGCGGCGCCCAGATGCGTCAGCTGCAGCAGGTCTGGACCCTGCTCTACAAGGGCGACCGGGTGCTGGCCGATGCGCTGCGGGAGGCCCGCGAGCTGGATCTGCTGCCGCCGGCGGCCCATCTGTGCGAGTTCCTCGAGGCCTCGATCGGCCCCGGCCGGCGCGGTCCCCTCCCGCCGCCGGTGGCCCAGAGCCGCTGATGGTGCGGCTGCTGATCAGCACCGGCGAGGTCTCCGGTGATCTCCAGGGCAGCCTTCTGATCCAGGCCCTGCACCGGCGCGCAGCAGCCCGCGGCGTGGAGCTCGAGGTTCATGCCCTCGGAGGGCCGCGGATGGAACGGGCCGGCGCCACCCTCCTGGCGGACACCGCGCCGATGGGCGCCATCGGGCTCTGGGAGGCGCTGCCCCTGGTGCTGCCCACCCTGAAGCTGCAGCGGCGTGTGGATGCCTGGCTGCGCCGGACCCCGCCCGACGGGGTGGTGATGATCGATTACATGGGCGCCAACGTGAGCCTCGGCCGCAGACTGAGGCGCCGGCATCCCGACCTGCCGATCCTGTACTACATCGCGCCGCAGGAGTGGGCCTTCCGCCTCGGTGAGGGCGGCACCACGCGGCTGCTCGGCTTCACCGACCTGATCCTGGCGGTGTTCCCCGAGGAGGCCCGCTTCTATGCCGAGCGCGGGGCGTCCGTGTCCTGGGTCGGCCATCCCCTGCTCGACACCGTCCGCGACGGCCCCGACCGGCAGCAGGCCCGTCGGGAGCTGGGCCTGGCGGACGATGAACGCCTGCTCCTGCTCCTGCCGGCTTCGCGCCAGCAGGAGCTGGCCTACCTGATGCCGGCCATGGCCGAGGCCGCCGCCAGGCTCCAGGCCCGGCACCCGAAGCTTCGGGTGATCCTCTCGGCCAGCATGGAGCGCTTCGAAGCCCCCCTGCAGCGCATGATCGGCGCCGCCGGGCTCAGGGCACGCATGATCGGGGCCGATCAGGCCGATGCCATGAAGCCGGTGCTGTTCGCGGCCGCCGATCTGGCGCTGACCAAATCCGGCACGGTGAACCTGGAGCTGGCTCTGCGGGATGTACCCCAGGTGGTGGGCTACCGGCTGAGCCGGATCACGGCCTTCGTGGCCCGCTGGCTGCTGCGCTTCAACGTGGCGCACATCTCACCGGTGAACCTGCTGCTGCACGAACGGCTGCTGCCGGAGCTGCTGCAGGACGAGTACACCGTGGAGCGGCTGGTGGATGAGGCCGAACGCCTGCTGAACGACGGGCTGCCCCGACAGCAGGTTCTGGACGGGTATGCGCGCCTTCGAGGCGTGCTCGGCGATCCGGGCGTGACGGACCGGGCCGCCGATGCCGTTCTCGATCGCCTCGTGCCCGCAGCCAGGGCCACCCTGCCGGCCTGACCGGCGCCTGCCGGCGGCCTCCGGCCTCCCGCCCCCGTCGCTTCAGGGTCTTCGTTGGCGATGCTGGCTGTCGTTTGTGTTGCGCCGATGCCTGTCCGCTCCTCCCGTGCCTCAGCCCCGTTCCTGGTGGCGGCGCTCCTCTGGGCCGGCAGCCTTCTGATGCCGGCGGCGGCCTGGGCGGCCACGGAAACGGCAATCCTGGCCGGCGGCTGCTTCTGGTGCCTGGAGAGCGACCTCGAGAAGCTGCCGGCGGTGAGCGAGGTGGTGAGCGGCTACAGCGGCGGCACGGTGGAGGCACCCACCTACCGGCAGGTCTCGGCAGGCGGCACGGGGCACCAGGAGGTGGTGCGGGTCACGTTCGATCCCGACCAGCTCAGTTACGGCGATCTGCTGCGGGCCTACTGGCGCAACGTGGATCCCTTCGACGGATCGGGCCAGTTCTGCGATCGCGGCGGCTCCTACCGGCCGGTGATCTTCACGGCTGACGAGCGCCAGGCCCGCACGGCCCGGGCCAGCCTGGATGCAGCGGCGCGTGAGCTGGGCCGCTCTCCCGAGGCGATCCAGGTGGAGATCCGGCCGGCGGCCGCGTTCTGGCCGGCGGAGGACTACCACCAGGACTACGCCAGCAAGGAGCCGGTGAAATACCGCTATTACCGGCTCGCCTGCCGGCGTGACCAGCGCCTGCGCCGTGTGTGGGGTGACAAGGCCCGCAAGGGTGGCCCCTGGAGCGTGCCTGCCGATGCCGCGACTCCCTGATCGACCGTCCGGCGGGATCTGCTGCGGGGAATGCTCTGGTGCAGACCTGGCTTGCCTTTCCGGCTGAGCGCCCTAGAGTCTGCTTTCCCTGACAGGGGGTGGCTGAATGTATGTGCTGACGATACGAGAAGGCCTTGTGACCCGTCACTTCGGGCCGTACGAGAGCCCCAAGCAGGCCTCCGACGACATCGACGCTCTGCTGTGCGGCTGCGGCGAGCGGGCCCGCTGGCAGATCCATGAGCTCGAGGCTCCTCCGTCCGCCAAGACGATGGATCTCGAGGTGGCCTGAGCGCCGGCTGAGGAAGGGATCGGCTTCAGGACTTCGGCGTTCTCGGATAGCCCCGCAGCAACCCGCTCTCCACCATCAGGCCCACACCGGCTGTGATCAGGATCAGGCTGAGGGTGCCGTACCAGAACCAGGGTCCCCGGTCCTCTCCCAGCATCTGGGTGGCGCGCCGGGCGATCGCCTCACCGAACAGGCACAGCCCCAGCGGCAGCAGCAGCACACCCATCTGGGCACGGATGTACCAGCGGATCTTGCCTGCGGGCATGGCAACGGCGCTGAGCTCGGTGTCCCAACCTACGGTCGGGCGCCGGTGGCAAGGGTATAGCTGGTGATGGCCAGGGTCTCTGCCATCACACTGGCCAACAACCTGCGGACGTGGTCGTCCACGATTTGACCGAGACCAGGTCAGCGGACCTGGTTCCGACCAATGGTTTGAAGGTGATTCGTTCGCCTGGGTCACGCTCTGGCGCCGCCCTGCTCTGTTGCGTCTATTCGTGATCTGGCAACAGTGACCACAACTATCCGGAGCAGGACGTGGGTACGGTTGATCGAACGTGTCTATGGCCTTGCGGATGGGAGTCCAGGACGAGAGACCGGCGCTGGTCAAGCTGGCCATCCCCGTCGGTCTCGCGCCCCTGCTCCTGGCCGCCAGCCTCGGCAGCGGTGTCGCCCGGGCCGGTGAGATCAAGGGTGCCTCCGGCCTCCAGAGTCTCGGCTCGGTCATCAACGGCATCCGCAACGGCTCCTGCACCGCCGGTCACTGCTCCATCACCGGTGGCACCGGCGCCGGCAGCAACCTCTTTCACCGTTTCGAAAAATTCGATACACGCGGCTCCATCAGCGGTGCCTCGATCAACAACGATTCCTTCTCCAACGTCATCGTCGGCGTCATCGATCCCGCCGGCAGCTTCATCAACAAGATGGTCGCCCTCTCCAGCAAGGGCAATCTCTTCTGGCTCTCTCCCGGCGGCATCTCCCTCACCGCCGGTGGCGGCTTCACCAACGTCGCCACACTCCAGCTCAGCACCGCCACCACACTCGCCGTCGGCTCCGGTTTCTTTGACGTCTACGGCAGCACCGCCTCACAGGTCGCCGGTCTCCGCGGCATCCCCATCCCAGGCTCACC
It encodes the following:
- the fabZ gene encoding 3-hydroxyacyl-ACP dehydratase FabZ, with the protein product MTAPSTTPCLLSSEAIQGLLPHRYPFALVDRVIAHEPGKRAVALKNVTVNEPQFQGHFPGRPLMPGVLIVEAMAQVGGLIVTQMPDLPKGLFVFAGIDGVRFRHPVVPGDQLLITCELLSLKRRRFGKVKAEATVEDKLVCSGELMFSLVD
- the lpxA gene encoding acyl-ACP--UDP-N-acetylglucosamine O-acyltransferase, with product MTPSALQTRVHPTAIVDPRAQLGVGVEIGPYAIIGPEVSLGDGSSIGPHVVIEGRVTMGSRNRVFPGACIGLEPQDLKYSGAPTEVVMGDDNSIRECVTINRATHEGERTQLGSGNLLMAYSHLGHNCLLGDRVVIANSVAVAGHVHIDDRAVIGGVLGIHQFVHIGRLAMVGGMSRIDRDVPPFSIVEGHPGRVRGLNRIGLRRSGLAQADGGAQMRQLQQVWTLLYKGDRVLADALREARELDLLPPAAHLCEFLEASIGPGRRGPLPPPVAQSR
- the msrA gene encoding peptide-methionine (S)-S-oxide reductase MsrA, with translation MPVRSSRASAPFLVAALLWAGSLLMPAAAWAATETAILAGGCFWCLESDLEKLPAVSEVVSGYSGGTVEAPTYRQVSAGGTGHQEVVRVTFDPDQLSYGDLLRAYWRNVDPFDGSGQFCDRGGSYRPVIFTADERQARTARASLDAAARELGRSPEAIQVEIRPAAAFWPAEDYHQDYASKEPVKYRYYRLACRRDQRLRRVWGDKARKGGPWSVPADAATP
- the lpxC gene encoding UDP-3-O-acyl-N-acetylglucosamine deacetylase, translated to MDWPADYSGRWTLAGSSSRRGDGLHSGSSGSVRLEPSEVDGFWVQWSDSGSEGPVRLQPGQVTDTRLCTALGFDNGRRLATVEHLLAALAGCGVTQARLIVQGEEVPLLDGSAQPWVEAIAEAGLAPLAEPPTRPVVREPLTVQEGTSFVTALPSDRLRIAVGVDYPQAAIGRQLVSFTLTPEVFVREVAPARTFGFREQLEQLRAAGLIRGGSLENALVCDGDRWVNPPLRQPDEPARHKLLDLLGDLALVGLPRAQVFAFRASHTLHTRLAAALAASPSPEPIAS
- the lpxB gene encoding lipid-A-disaccharide synthase, which encodes MVRLLISTGEVSGDLQGSLLIQALHRRAAARGVELEVHALGGPRMERAGATLLADTAPMGAIGLWEALPLVLPTLKLQRRVDAWLRRTPPDGVVMIDYMGANVSLGRRLRRRHPDLPILYYIAPQEWAFRLGEGGTTRLLGFTDLILAVFPEEARFYAERGASVSWVGHPLLDTVRDGPDRQQARRELGLADDERLLLLLPASRQQELAYLMPAMAEAAARLQARHPKLRVILSASMERFEAPLQRMIGAAGLRARMIGADQADAMKPVLFAAADLALTKSGTVNLELALRDVPQVVGYRLSRITAFVARWLLRFNVAHISPVNLLLHERLLPELLQDEYTVERLVDEAERLLNDGLPRQQVLDGYARLRGVLGDPGVTDRAADAVLDRLVPAARATLPA